The following coding sequences lie in one Vanacampus margaritifer isolate UIUO_Vmar chromosome 16, RoL_Vmar_1.0, whole genome shotgun sequence genomic window:
- the alkbh4 gene encoding alpha-ketoglutarate-dependent dioxygenase alkB homolog 4 isoform X1, which produces MMVPGRVASCACKGIRRCLLCEKLKESYFPDEKVVHLFLYSDETKLAFRKDGQPASFPFPGVFLWEDFLSEEEEKELIGSMDKNVWNLSQSGRKKQDFGPKVNFKKKKVCPANFSGLPALSKKLVLRMQEEESLSGFQPVEQCNLDYHPQRGSAIDPHLDDSWLWGERLVTVNMLSDTTLTMSLEQGLPQLGLSGEVKVAVPLPRRSLVVLYGEARHRWKHSILRKDVRERRVCSTYRELSAEFLPGGRHAELGAQLLNIAASFTGAPI; this is translated from the exons ATGATGGTTCCGGGTCGTGTTGCTTCTTGTGCTTGCAAAGGTATCAGGCGCTGTCTTCTGTGTGAGAAGTTAAAAGAGAGTTACTTTCCCGACGAGAAG GTCGTGCATCTTTTCTTGTACAGCGACGAGACAAAGCTCGCCTTTCGCAAAGATGGCCAACCGGCATCATTTCCCTTTCCCGGAGTGTTCCTGTGGGAAGACTTCCTAtctgaggaggaggaaaaggagcTAATCGGCAGCATGGACAAGAATGTCTGGAATCTGTCCCAATCTGGTCGAAAGAAACAG GACTTTGGCCCAAAAGTGAActttaagaaaaagaaagtgtgtCCCGCCAATTTCAGTGGACTTCCTGCGTTGAGTAAAAAACTAGTGCTGCGAATGCAAGAAGAGGAAAGTCTGTCAGGCTTCCAGCCTGTGGAGCAATGCAATCTGGACTACCACCCACAGCGAGGCTCCGCCATTGACCCTCACCTGGACGACAGCTGGCTGTGGGGGGAGCGCCTGGTCACCGTCAACATGCTGTCGGACACAACGCTGACCATGTCGCTGGAGCAGGGTCTCCCGCAGCTTGGACTCTCAGGGGAAGTGAAAGTAGCCGTGCCGCTACCGCGCAGATCTTTAGTGGTGTTGTACGGAGAGGCGCGACATCGTTGGAAGCACAGCATTCTCCGGAAAGATGTTCGGGAACGCAGAGTTTGCAGCACGTACAGGGAACTGTCGGCCGAATTCCTACCTGGTGGGCGGCACGCTGAGCTGGGAGCTCAGCTACTCAATATTGCTGCCAGCTTCACTGGAGCTCCTATTTAG
- the alkbh4 gene encoding alpha-ketoglutarate-dependent dioxygenase alkB homolog 4 isoform X2 produces the protein MMVPGRVASCACKGIRRCLLCEKLKESYFPDEKVHLFLYSDETKLAFRKDGQPASFPFPGVFLWEDFLSEEEEKELIGSMDKNVWNLSQSGRKKQDFGPKVNFKKKKVCPANFSGLPALSKKLVLRMQEEESLSGFQPVEQCNLDYHPQRGSAIDPHLDDSWLWGERLVTVNMLSDTTLTMSLEQGLPQLGLSGEVKVAVPLPRRSLVVLYGEARHRWKHSILRKDVRERRVCSTYRELSAEFLPGGRHAELGAQLLNIAASFTGAPI, from the exons ATGATGGTTCCGGGTCGTGTTGCTTCTTGTGCTTGCAAAGGTATCAGGCGCTGTCTTCTGTGTGAGAAGTTAAAAGAGAGTTACTTTCCCGACGAGAAG GTGCATCTTTTCTTGTACAGCGACGAGACAAAGCTCGCCTTTCGCAAAGATGGCCAACCGGCATCATTTCCCTTTCCCGGAGTGTTCCTGTGGGAAGACTTCCTAtctgaggaggaggaaaaggagcTAATCGGCAGCATGGACAAGAATGTCTGGAATCTGTCCCAATCTGGTCGAAAGAAACAG GACTTTGGCCCAAAAGTGAActttaagaaaaagaaagtgtgtCCCGCCAATTTCAGTGGACTTCCTGCGTTGAGTAAAAAACTAGTGCTGCGAATGCAAGAAGAGGAAAGTCTGTCAGGCTTCCAGCCTGTGGAGCAATGCAATCTGGACTACCACCCACAGCGAGGCTCCGCCATTGACCCTCACCTGGACGACAGCTGGCTGTGGGGGGAGCGCCTGGTCACCGTCAACATGCTGTCGGACACAACGCTGACCATGTCGCTGGAGCAGGGTCTCCCGCAGCTTGGACTCTCAGGGGAAGTGAAAGTAGCCGTGCCGCTACCGCGCAGATCTTTAGTGGTGTTGTACGGAGAGGCGCGACATCGTTGGAAGCACAGCATTCTCCGGAAAGATGTTCGGGAACGCAGAGTTTGCAGCACGTACAGGGAACTGTCGGCCGAATTCCTACCTGGTGGGCGGCACGCTGAGCTGGGAGCTCAGCTACTCAATATTGCTGCCAGCTTCACTGGAGCTCCTATTTAG